In Acanthopagrus latus isolate v.2019 chromosome 17, fAcaLat1.1, whole genome shotgun sequence, the following are encoded in one genomic region:
- the tax1bp1b gene encoding tax1-binding protein 1 homolog B isoform X2 translates to MALFLDGTLLSNNMDTSNFAHVIFQNVGKSYLPHAALECHYTLTQFIKPNPKDWVGIFKVGWSTARDYYTFLWSPLPENYVEGTAVHRTVVFQGYYVPNDDGEFYQFCYVTHKGEIRGASTPFQFRANSPSEDELLTVEDECNSDILVVTTKAGFLEQKVEEAQREKDELVKNMALLQQEKEQLEAEKQSLQKECEQEKETCAQLRRENQEVQNSSQAFQEEKEEVKRRLEEATARVIQLEEDLIGVTQKGLQKETELDSLKDRVKKLIAEKEALESHLKNEKDEKELYKIHLKNRELENTKLSAELQMLKSVDVNKENTIAQFKEEVGRLQACLTEKEKQYREILAKVSPLGDMKALKEQLRQKEEQLQANQQQSSLLAAELRDASSTRDRTMSELYHMKLEADSLRQAKAEAQAQCVRLERLVEQMKAEAKQEATKAEEEAAADPAVLAELQREVEDLKLRLHMAAEHYKEKYKECQRLQKQVLRLSEQQGELKRSSAQEATIIPASVSPDTSVPGSPGSADPMLEAIIQEKLKGISREASDRNDKYRKCKQMLVEEKDRSCMFADELAKMEVKFKEQLKTNENLKLQLAAEEDRYKSQVAEKGRELKELKDTLALVVKEKEKLEGERQKSSSSRKGDQGAGEKTSLESNQSSVPLFLQYPVPYTQDAPTPLLVSQSPSKLHFGNPYSISDSKDEGDEEFSDDQLLRLPPVGPPSWDSNVVCIQPTRNHSRPEGHEESEEKQNNNNDNTNEQPAATETHSPFVNDGQTAFCFDPSMDMKRCPLCEVIFPPNYDQSKFEEHVESHWKICPMCSEQFPLDCDQKVFENHVLTHFDGHPLNFD, encoded by the exons ATGGCACTGTTCCTGGACGGGACTTTATTGAGCAACAACATGGACACATCAAACTTTGCCCACGTCATTTTCCAGAATGTGGGGAAAAGTTACCTGCCCCACGCTGCACTGGAGTGTCATTACACTCTGACGCAGTTCATCAAACCAAATCCAAAGGACTGGGTTGGCATATTCAAG GTCGGTTGGAGCACAGCGAGGGACTATTACACATTCTTGTGGTCACCTCTCCCTGAGAACTATGTGGAAGGCACCGCAGTCCACAGAACAGTGGTCTTTCAGG GATATTATGTGCCCAATGATGATGGCGAGTTCTACCAGTTCTGTTATGTGACCCACAAAGGGGAGATCCGGGGAGCCAGCACCCCATTTCAGTTCCGTGCCAACAGCCCTTCAGAGGACGAGCTGCTGACTGTGGAGGatgagtgcaactctgacatcCTGGTGGTCACCACCAAGGCTGGCTTCCTTGAG CAAAAGGTGGAAGAagcccagagagagaaagacgagCTGGTCAAAAACATGgccctcctgcagcaggagaaggagcagctTGAAGCCGAGAAGCAGAGCCTGCAGAAGGAGTGTGAGCAGGAGAAAGAAACCTGCGCCCAGCTGAGAAGAGAGAACCAA GAGGTACAGAATTCTTCCCAGGCCTTtcaagaggagaaagaggaggtaaagaggaggctggaggaggccaCAGCCAGAGTTATACAGTTGGAGGAGGATCTGATTGGTGTCACCCAGAAGGGCTTACAAAAGGAAACTGAGCTTGACAG TCTGAAGGATAGAGTGAAGAAACTTATAGCAGAGAAGGAGGCACTCGAATCTCATCTCAAGAATGAGAAAGATGAGAAGGAACTTTACAAG ATTCACCTGAAAAACCGGGAGCTGGAGAACACTAAGTTGAGTGCAGAGCTACAGATGCTGAAGTCTGTGGATGTGAACAAGGAGAACACCATTGCCCAGTTTAAAGAGGAGGTGGGACGTCTGCAGGCGTGCCTCACTGAGAAGGAGAAACAGTACAGAGAAATCCTGGCCAAAGTTTCCCCCTTG GGAGATATGAAGGCCCTGAAGGAGCAGCTGCGGCAGAAAGAGGAGCAGCTCCAGGCTAACCAGCAACAGTCTTCCCTGTTAGCTGCTGAGTTGAGGGATGCCTCCAGCACCCGCGACCGGACCATGTCTGAACTCTACCACATGAAGCTGGAGGCCGATTCCCTCCGCCAGGCCAAGGCTGAAGCGCAGGCCCAGTGCGTCCGCCTGGAGCGCCTGGTGGAACAGATGAAGGCAGAGGCCAAGCAGGAAGCT AccaaagcagaggaagaagctgctgcagaccCAGCTGTTTTAgcggagctgcagagagaagtggAGGACCTGAAGCTGCGGCTGCACATGGCTGCAGAACACTACAAGGAGAAATACAAGGAATGTCAGCGACTGCAAAAACAAGTGCTCAGACTCTCTGAACAGCAAGGG GAGCTGAAGAGAAGCTCAGCACAAGAGGCCACAATAATCCCTGCATCAGTGAGTCCAGACACATCAGTGCCAG GGAGTCCAGGTTCCGCTGATCCCATGCTGGAGGCCATCATCCAGGAGAAGCTCAAAGGCATCAGCAGAGAGGCGTCTGACAGGAACGACAAGTACAGGAAATGCAAGCAGATGCTGGTG GAGGAGAAGGATCGTAGCTGCATGTTTGCTGATGAGTTGGCCAAGATGGAAGTGAAATTTAAGGAACAATTGAAGACTAATGAGAACCTGAAACTGCAGTTGGCAGCAGAGGAAGATCGCTACAAG AGCCAAGTAGCTGAGAAGGGCCGGGAGCTGAAGGAACTGAAGGACACGCTCGCACTTGTTGTTAAGGAGAAGGAAAAACTGGAGGGG GAGCGTCAGAAgtcaagcagcagcaggaagggagATCAGGGAGCTGGTGAGAAAACCAGTTTGGAGAGTAACCAGTCCAGTGTGCCTTTATTCCTGCAGTACCCTGTCCCATACACCCAGGATGCCCCCACCCCTCTGCTGGTCTCTCAGAGCCCCAGCAAGCTTCATTTTGGGAACCCTTACTCCATCTCTGACTCAAAAG ATGAGGGGGATGAGGAGTTCTCAGATGACCAGCTGCTCAGGCTGCCCCCTGTGGGTCCACCCTCCTGGGACAGTAATGTGGTGTGTATTCAACCCACCCGCAACCACAGCCGGCCAGAGGGCCAcgaggagtcagaggagaagcaaaacaacaataat gataATACCAACGAACAGCCCGCAGCAACTGAAACCCACAGCCCATTTGTGAATGATGGACAAACTGCCTTCTGCTTTGATCCCAG CATGGACATGAAGCGATGCCCACTGTGCGAGGTCATCTTCCCGCCCAACTATGACCAGAGCAAGTTCGAGGAGCATGTGGAGAGCCACTGGAAAATCTGCCCCATGTGCAGCGAGCAGTTCCCGCTGGACTGCGACCAGAAAGTGTTCGAGAATCACGTGCTCACTCACTTCGACGGCCACCCGCTCAACTTCGACTAA
- the tax1bp1b gene encoding tax1-binding protein 1 homolog B isoform X1 has product MALFLDGTLLSNNMDTSNFAHVIFQNVGKSYLPHAALECHYTLTQFIKPNPKDWVGIFKVGWSTARDYYTFLWSPLPENYVEGTAVHRTVVFQGYYVPNDDGEFYQFCYVTHKGEIRGASTPFQFRANSPSEDELLTVEDECNSDILVVTTKAGFLEQKVEEAQREKDELVKNMALLQQEKEQLEAEKQSLQKECEQEKETCAQLRRENQEVQNSSQAFQEEKEEVKRRLEEATARVIQLEEDLIGVTQKGLQKETELDSLKDRVKKLIAEKEALESHLKNEKDEKELYKIHLKNRELENTKLSAELQMLKSVDVNKENTIAQFKEEVGRLQACLTEKEKQYREILAKVSPLGDMKALKEQLRQKEEQLQANQQQSSLLAAELRDASSTRDRTMSELYHMKLEADSLRQAKAEAQAQCVRLERLVEQMKAEAKQEATKAEEEAAADPAVLAELQREVEDLKLRLHMAAEHYKEKYKECQRLQKQVLRLSEQQGELKRSSAQEATIIPASVSPDTSVPGSPGSADPMLEAIIQEKLKGISREASDRNDKYRKCKQMLVEEKDRSCMFADELAKMEVKFKEQLKTNENLKLQLAAEEDRYKSQVAEKGRELKELKDTLALVVKEKEKLEGERQKSSSSRKGDQGAGEKTSLESNQSSVPLFLQYPVPYTQDAPTPLLVSQSPSKLHFGNPYSISDSKGWYPFHKVTQTFLFKNSPVTIGRNRWLVFTVATSLNLLLADEGDEEFSDDQLLRLPPVGPPSWDSNVVCIQPTRNHSRPEGHEESEEKQNNNNDNTNEQPAATETHSPFVNDGQTAFCFDPSMDMKRCPLCEVIFPPNYDQSKFEEHVESHWKICPMCSEQFPLDCDQKVFENHVLTHFDGHPLNFD; this is encoded by the exons ATGGCACTGTTCCTGGACGGGACTTTATTGAGCAACAACATGGACACATCAAACTTTGCCCACGTCATTTTCCAGAATGTGGGGAAAAGTTACCTGCCCCACGCTGCACTGGAGTGTCATTACACTCTGACGCAGTTCATCAAACCAAATCCAAAGGACTGGGTTGGCATATTCAAG GTCGGTTGGAGCACAGCGAGGGACTATTACACATTCTTGTGGTCACCTCTCCCTGAGAACTATGTGGAAGGCACCGCAGTCCACAGAACAGTGGTCTTTCAGG GATATTATGTGCCCAATGATGATGGCGAGTTCTACCAGTTCTGTTATGTGACCCACAAAGGGGAGATCCGGGGAGCCAGCACCCCATTTCAGTTCCGTGCCAACAGCCCTTCAGAGGACGAGCTGCTGACTGTGGAGGatgagtgcaactctgacatcCTGGTGGTCACCACCAAGGCTGGCTTCCTTGAG CAAAAGGTGGAAGAagcccagagagagaaagacgagCTGGTCAAAAACATGgccctcctgcagcaggagaaggagcagctTGAAGCCGAGAAGCAGAGCCTGCAGAAGGAGTGTGAGCAGGAGAAAGAAACCTGCGCCCAGCTGAGAAGAGAGAACCAA GAGGTACAGAATTCTTCCCAGGCCTTtcaagaggagaaagaggaggtaaagaggaggctggaggaggccaCAGCCAGAGTTATACAGTTGGAGGAGGATCTGATTGGTGTCACCCAGAAGGGCTTACAAAAGGAAACTGAGCTTGACAG TCTGAAGGATAGAGTGAAGAAACTTATAGCAGAGAAGGAGGCACTCGAATCTCATCTCAAGAATGAGAAAGATGAGAAGGAACTTTACAAG ATTCACCTGAAAAACCGGGAGCTGGAGAACACTAAGTTGAGTGCAGAGCTACAGATGCTGAAGTCTGTGGATGTGAACAAGGAGAACACCATTGCCCAGTTTAAAGAGGAGGTGGGACGTCTGCAGGCGTGCCTCACTGAGAAGGAGAAACAGTACAGAGAAATCCTGGCCAAAGTTTCCCCCTTG GGAGATATGAAGGCCCTGAAGGAGCAGCTGCGGCAGAAAGAGGAGCAGCTCCAGGCTAACCAGCAACAGTCTTCCCTGTTAGCTGCTGAGTTGAGGGATGCCTCCAGCACCCGCGACCGGACCATGTCTGAACTCTACCACATGAAGCTGGAGGCCGATTCCCTCCGCCAGGCCAAGGCTGAAGCGCAGGCCCAGTGCGTCCGCCTGGAGCGCCTGGTGGAACAGATGAAGGCAGAGGCCAAGCAGGAAGCT AccaaagcagaggaagaagctgctgcagaccCAGCTGTTTTAgcggagctgcagagagaagtggAGGACCTGAAGCTGCGGCTGCACATGGCTGCAGAACACTACAAGGAGAAATACAAGGAATGTCAGCGACTGCAAAAACAAGTGCTCAGACTCTCTGAACAGCAAGGG GAGCTGAAGAGAAGCTCAGCACAAGAGGCCACAATAATCCCTGCATCAGTGAGTCCAGACACATCAGTGCCAG GGAGTCCAGGTTCCGCTGATCCCATGCTGGAGGCCATCATCCAGGAGAAGCTCAAAGGCATCAGCAGAGAGGCGTCTGACAGGAACGACAAGTACAGGAAATGCAAGCAGATGCTGGTG GAGGAGAAGGATCGTAGCTGCATGTTTGCTGATGAGTTGGCCAAGATGGAAGTGAAATTTAAGGAACAATTGAAGACTAATGAGAACCTGAAACTGCAGTTGGCAGCAGAGGAAGATCGCTACAAG AGCCAAGTAGCTGAGAAGGGCCGGGAGCTGAAGGAACTGAAGGACACGCTCGCACTTGTTGTTAAGGAGAAGGAAAAACTGGAGGGG GAGCGTCAGAAgtcaagcagcagcaggaagggagATCAGGGAGCTGGTGAGAAAACCAGTTTGGAGAGTAACCAGTCCAGTGTGCCTTTATTCCTGCAGTACCCTGTCCCATACACCCAGGATGCCCCCACCCCTCTGCTGGTCTCTCAGAGCCCCAGCAAGCTTCATTTTGGGAACCCTTACTCCATCTCTGACTCAAAAGGTTGGTATCCTTTTCACAAAGTAACgcaaacatttttgtttaaaaattcCCCAGTCACAATTGGCAGAAATCGCTGGCTTGTATTTACAGTCGCTACGTCTCTGAATCTTCTCCTTGCAGATGAGGGGGATGAGGAGTTCTCAGATGACCAGCTGCTCAGGCTGCCCCCTGTGGGTCCACCCTCCTGGGACAGTAATGTGGTGTGTATTCAACCCACCCGCAACCACAGCCGGCCAGAGGGCCAcgaggagtcagaggagaagcaaaacaacaataat gataATACCAACGAACAGCCCGCAGCAACTGAAACCCACAGCCCATTTGTGAATGATGGACAAACTGCCTTCTGCTTTGATCCCAG CATGGACATGAAGCGATGCCCACTGTGCGAGGTCATCTTCCCGCCCAACTATGACCAGAGCAAGTTCGAGGAGCATGTGGAGAGCCACTGGAAAATCTGCCCCATGTGCAGCGAGCAGTTCCCGCTGGACTGCGACCAGAAAGTGTTCGAGAATCACGTGCTCACTCACTTCGACGGCCACCCGCTCAACTTCGACTAA
- the tax1bp1b gene encoding tax1-binding protein 1 homolog B isoform X3, with amino-acid sequence MALFLDGTLLSNNMDTSNFAHVIFQNVGKSYLPHAALECHYTLTQFIKPNPKDWVGIFKVGWSTARDYYTFLWSPLPENYVEGTAVHRTVVFQGYYVPNDDGEFYQFCYVTHKGEIRGASTPFQFRANSPSEDELLTVEDECNSDILVVTTKAGFLEQKVEEAQREKDELVKNMALLQQEKEQLEAEKQSLQKECEQEKETCAQLRRENQEVQNSSQAFQEEKEEVKRRLEEATARVIQLEEDLIGVTQKGLQKETELDSLKDRVKKLIAEKEALESHLKNEKDEKELYKIHLKNRELENTKLSAELQMLKSVDVNKENTIAQFKEEVGRLQACLTEKEKQYREILAKVSPLGDMKALKEQLRQKEEQLQANQQQSSLLAAELRDASSTRDRTMSELYHMKLEADSLRQAKAEAQAQCVRLERLVEQMKAEAKQEATKAEEEAAADPAVLAELQREVEDLKLRLHMAAEHYKEKYKECQRLQKQVLRLSEQQGELKRSSAQEATIIPASVSPDTSVPGSPGSADPMLEAIIQEKLKGISREASDRNDKYRKCKQMLVEEKDRSCMFADELAKMEVKFKEQLKTNENLKLQLAAEEDRYKSQVAEKGRELKELKDTLALVVKEKEKLEGYPVPYTQDAPTPLLVSQSPSKLHFGNPYSISDSKDEGDEEFSDDQLLRLPPVGPPSWDSNVVCIQPTRNHSRPEGHEESEEKQNNNNDNTNEQPAATETHSPFVNDGQTAFCFDPSMDMKRCPLCEVIFPPNYDQSKFEEHVESHWKICPMCSEQFPLDCDQKVFENHVLTHFDGHPLNFD; translated from the exons ATGGCACTGTTCCTGGACGGGACTTTATTGAGCAACAACATGGACACATCAAACTTTGCCCACGTCATTTTCCAGAATGTGGGGAAAAGTTACCTGCCCCACGCTGCACTGGAGTGTCATTACACTCTGACGCAGTTCATCAAACCAAATCCAAAGGACTGGGTTGGCATATTCAAG GTCGGTTGGAGCACAGCGAGGGACTATTACACATTCTTGTGGTCACCTCTCCCTGAGAACTATGTGGAAGGCACCGCAGTCCACAGAACAGTGGTCTTTCAGG GATATTATGTGCCCAATGATGATGGCGAGTTCTACCAGTTCTGTTATGTGACCCACAAAGGGGAGATCCGGGGAGCCAGCACCCCATTTCAGTTCCGTGCCAACAGCCCTTCAGAGGACGAGCTGCTGACTGTGGAGGatgagtgcaactctgacatcCTGGTGGTCACCACCAAGGCTGGCTTCCTTGAG CAAAAGGTGGAAGAagcccagagagagaaagacgagCTGGTCAAAAACATGgccctcctgcagcaggagaaggagcagctTGAAGCCGAGAAGCAGAGCCTGCAGAAGGAGTGTGAGCAGGAGAAAGAAACCTGCGCCCAGCTGAGAAGAGAGAACCAA GAGGTACAGAATTCTTCCCAGGCCTTtcaagaggagaaagaggaggtaaagaggaggctggaggaggccaCAGCCAGAGTTATACAGTTGGAGGAGGATCTGATTGGTGTCACCCAGAAGGGCTTACAAAAGGAAACTGAGCTTGACAG TCTGAAGGATAGAGTGAAGAAACTTATAGCAGAGAAGGAGGCACTCGAATCTCATCTCAAGAATGAGAAAGATGAGAAGGAACTTTACAAG ATTCACCTGAAAAACCGGGAGCTGGAGAACACTAAGTTGAGTGCAGAGCTACAGATGCTGAAGTCTGTGGATGTGAACAAGGAGAACACCATTGCCCAGTTTAAAGAGGAGGTGGGACGTCTGCAGGCGTGCCTCACTGAGAAGGAGAAACAGTACAGAGAAATCCTGGCCAAAGTTTCCCCCTTG GGAGATATGAAGGCCCTGAAGGAGCAGCTGCGGCAGAAAGAGGAGCAGCTCCAGGCTAACCAGCAACAGTCTTCCCTGTTAGCTGCTGAGTTGAGGGATGCCTCCAGCACCCGCGACCGGACCATGTCTGAACTCTACCACATGAAGCTGGAGGCCGATTCCCTCCGCCAGGCCAAGGCTGAAGCGCAGGCCCAGTGCGTCCGCCTGGAGCGCCTGGTGGAACAGATGAAGGCAGAGGCCAAGCAGGAAGCT AccaaagcagaggaagaagctgctgcagaccCAGCTGTTTTAgcggagctgcagagagaagtggAGGACCTGAAGCTGCGGCTGCACATGGCTGCAGAACACTACAAGGAGAAATACAAGGAATGTCAGCGACTGCAAAAACAAGTGCTCAGACTCTCTGAACAGCAAGGG GAGCTGAAGAGAAGCTCAGCACAAGAGGCCACAATAATCCCTGCATCAGTGAGTCCAGACACATCAGTGCCAG GGAGTCCAGGTTCCGCTGATCCCATGCTGGAGGCCATCATCCAGGAGAAGCTCAAAGGCATCAGCAGAGAGGCGTCTGACAGGAACGACAAGTACAGGAAATGCAAGCAGATGCTGGTG GAGGAGAAGGATCGTAGCTGCATGTTTGCTGATGAGTTGGCCAAGATGGAAGTGAAATTTAAGGAACAATTGAAGACTAATGAGAACCTGAAACTGCAGTTGGCAGCAGAGGAAGATCGCTACAAG AGCCAAGTAGCTGAGAAGGGCCGGGAGCTGAAGGAACTGAAGGACACGCTCGCACTTGTTGTTAAGGAGAAGGAAAAACTGGAGGGG TACCCTGTCCCATACACCCAGGATGCCCCCACCCCTCTGCTGGTCTCTCAGAGCCCCAGCAAGCTTCATTTTGGGAACCCTTACTCCATCTCTGACTCAAAAG ATGAGGGGGATGAGGAGTTCTCAGATGACCAGCTGCTCAGGCTGCCCCCTGTGGGTCCACCCTCCTGGGACAGTAATGTGGTGTGTATTCAACCCACCCGCAACCACAGCCGGCCAGAGGGCCAcgaggagtcagaggagaagcaaaacaacaataat gataATACCAACGAACAGCCCGCAGCAACTGAAACCCACAGCCCATTTGTGAATGATGGACAAACTGCCTTCTGCTTTGATCCCAG CATGGACATGAAGCGATGCCCACTGTGCGAGGTCATCTTCCCGCCCAACTATGACCAGAGCAAGTTCGAGGAGCATGTGGAGAGCCACTGGAAAATCTGCCCCATGTGCAGCGAGCAGTTCCCGCTGGACTGCGACCAGAAAGTGTTCGAGAATCACGTGCTCACTCACTTCGACGGCCACCCGCTCAACTTCGACTAA